GTGAATTGATCATTtgaatgcagatttttttaaaaaatgacacaaataCTACAGTAACGtgagaatttaaaaaaggaacCTGCTCCTTATCACTTACAACACCGAGTCCGGCTCCCACAAAAACAGACCGGTGTACATTTTCCTGGTGTTGATCAATACTATTTAACGTATTTTTTGCTGTATGAAGTACACAAATAGCTAAAGAGAGAAACAGTGGAGTCACAGGGGGAGCAAAGTGTGAAATGTGTTACGGCTTAAGGAATAACAGAGATCAGCGAAGCTGGTTCTCCTTGTACCACCGGGACGTAAAGACCCTTCCAAGCACACAAGAGGCAGCACAAGGGTCGCCAACTGGACACGTCAAACCCTTTGTCACCTGTTCGGTTTAAAGCAGTGTTGGAAGATGTGGTGTCTGCAGGTCCTGGAGACGCCCACCCGATGGGTCGCGCCGTGGTCGGGCGGGAGATGCTCGGGAGCAGCTCACCCAGGCTGGCAGAGGGGTTTTGTCCTCAGGTGTTTGTGCAACACGCTCTCCCTCGGGACCCTCTTCCCGCTGATAATTATTTTGATCTGCTCAGCAAAATTCCctttccattttcctcctcaaaaACCTTTCTGGCTGCACCAAGACCTCCCGGACCAGCTCTCCAGGAGGGACCTGCACAGGCCACCACCTGggcttgaagaaaaacaagcccAGGGCAATTCATATTTTATTCATCCAACTATCACAAACCCTCTATTTCAGTGTTGCAGTGAAAAAGCCCTTTGCTACCAACAGGGAAAGCTGACGGATAATCTAGTGTTGCATTGAAAAGTgctgaaaacaaacccaaaggaGCATCTGCTGTGTGAATTGTTTGAGCGTGGCCATGAGGAGTACTCTCcagcaaatatatttatttccctACACTTCACTGGTTTCTGCACAAGTTTGttcaaaagcaacattttacaCAGCTGCCTTGATGATACAACAGAATTAATTCAGATTTACCAGGTTTATTCTGATGAATCTTGAGTGTCCATGATTCCCGAAAGCTTCTGCCAGATGAAGAGACATTATAAAACCCTTAATACAAATACTAAACGATAACTTGTCCTAGGCATTTAGAAAACACGAAGGATGGAGCAGATAGAAGAGAATACCGAGCTATGAAAGTGAGGGGAAGCAAGACGGGGAAGTGTGTTGATGAGCAACACACCATCACAGCGTTATTTCATGTGACCTTACATCATGGTCTAGACCTAAAATTCATGGAAAATTCAACTAACATCCTCTTAGTAGCAGGAACATCACCAGAGGTTATTCGTTAATATAAGACATGAGAGATCAGACACTGACTGGTTTAATGTCAGCAGAGCAAAACCACCATCTGCATTCCCCCTTTTGCTCCCTGAAGCCTGAAattgattattattttaataatatttaaataataaataacatttcttttaggtcatatttaaataacatttgctTTGGACAACAACTTTCTGCCCAATACATGACAACTGCCAGGTCTTATGCTACAGGCAGGGAAAGTTCCATCCATCCTAGACTTGGTTCAAGGGGACCTGGTGTGTAGACTTGGTTGAAGGAGAATCGTGTTTTCCAGGGGTCCTGCTTCCAGGTGCATTTAGTCCCTGCTTCTTGAAGGTGTGATATCTCACCCCTTTTGTTGAAGGTGTGATATCTCACGGTTTTTCTCGAAGGCGCGGTATCTAACCCTCCTCACCACGGCAGGGTAGCCGTCTCCTTTCAGCTGACCAGGAACCGTGGATGGACAAGGAGGAGAGGactctgccttttgctttcctcaTGGAGTTCTTCATGTCCGCGTTCCGTAGGCTGTAGATGAGAGGGTTTAGCATGGGGACAGCGATGGAGTACAGCACTGAGACCACCTTGCCACGCTCGAAGGAGTGTCTGGAGCTGGGGCGCAGGTACATGAAGAGGGAGCTGCCGTAGTACAAGGTGACGGAGACCAAGTGAGAGGCACAGGTGGAGAAGGCTTTGTGCCGACCGGTCGCAAAACGGAGCTGCAAGATGGTGGAGAGGACCAACAAGTAGGAGATCAGGATGAAGACTGTGGTGCCTAGCACGTTGAAccccaccacagcagaaaccatTGCCTCGTTGATATGGGTGTCAGAGCAGGAGAGGGCTAGCAGCGGTGGGCCGTCACAGAAGAAATGATTGATCCTCCTGGACCCGCAGAACGGGAGACAAAATATGGAAACGGTGTGTATGGTGGAGCTGACGACACCAGCTAAGTAGGCTCCAGCCAACATCCCAACGCAAAGCCTCTGGGACATGAGCACGGAGTAGAGCAGGGGGTTGCAAATGGCCACGTAGCGATCGTAAGCCATGGCAGCCAGCACGTAGCACTCGGCGGTGGCGCAGGTCGCGAAGGAGAAGAGCTGGGCGGCACACCCAACGAAGGAAATAACCTTCTTCTCCACCAAAAAGTTCAGCAAGGTTTGAGGGATGATGGTGGAGGAGTAGCAGATGTCCAGGAGGGACAAGTGGCttaggaagaagtacatgggggtgtgtAGGTGCGAATCTATCCTGATTATTATAATTACTCCCAGATTTCCTGCTAGAGTGACCACATAGATGGCAAGGAATAAGACAAAGCATGTCACCTGCAAGTCTTCTCGGGTTGTGAAGCCCAGGAGAATAAACTCAGATACAAATGTATAATTATCTTCCATCATGTTGAACACATAAACAATTCACCTGCTTTAtgtctttcaaatgaaaatgcttGATAGCATCTGTCtataattttaataatgtcGATTTTGTACTATCGAGCAGTTACACCGCTTTAAGTCAACATAAGGTAAATTTGCTTTGAGAGAGGAAAACCTCAAGTTCTCAAGGCTGGTCTCCCTGCTCAGCCTTAGAAAATCACATACAAGCCCCAACAACGCATGTGGAAGCAGGTGGATATTTTAAGGTAAGGAAGGAGGGCAATATCATACCAGAGTAAAgcataaataaatgaaaccatTTACACTTGGAAGTCCATGATTTTCACAATAACTGcttggaaaatgaaattattgctCTTCTTTTGAGTGCTCCCAGTGCAGTGCTAGTCCATGAGGAGTAAACATCTGTTCCTTGTGTCCCAGGAAGACCTCTTCTAGGTGAAAGCACCAGAAAATGCGACTTTCCTCAGTGTAATTTTTCCTCTTGTAGGATGGTGCAGAAATAAGAGCCCGAATTTGTGTTTACTTCAGACGTGATGTCTAACTTGGAGAGAAAAGATAATCTCAGGCTTGTTCTGCTCACCGGGGAGAAATCAGCGACTCCTAAAATCACACTCTATGACAGATAGAATAAATAAACATTGATTTTTCCTGGATAACATTAATCATCGCTTGACAGAGTTACACCAGAGAGCAAAGCAAGAGCGTGTGCTGCCCGGCGTCTGACAAACAGCCCCAAACTTAAAAGCCATCGTTATTTGATGACCCATTGCTGAGGGGGTGAGGTTCACGTCCAGACCCAGACATCTCATTTCGGATGTCCCGTGAGCAACACGTCTGCTCTCCCGGTGTTATTAACGGGGATTTAGAGCCGCTTTTCGCTGCCCGCGTCGAGGCATCGCGCGGCGCCCGAGGGTGCGtcacaaataatgaaaatcGAGCGGTTTGGGGCTCAATCCTCCCCCCGAGGCAGCGTCCACCTGCCTGGATGCAGACATCGACTGCCATTGGAGAACCGACCCGAATTTCACAATTAACTAAAGCTCGCTCACGCTTTTTCTTACTTGACAAGCCAACTGCTCTGCGTGGAGCCACCCAGGGTGTAGACATGAAACCTGGGAGGTTTCTAGGGCTGCGGGTTGTGCCGTGCACGTGCTGCACACCAGAAACCACATCTCCTGCAGCTTAAAGACACCGACTAGAATGGAGATAAATTAAACTAAAACCCCGTGCCTTGCTGCCTTGGATGAGGTATTACTCATGCCAACAGCCAGGCGGTTGCTCCACACTCTGCTCAATAACACCCAGCAAACCCCCAAATATTTCTCCGTGTCCTCCTGGGGAAAGGACCTTCATTTGTGACACTCTCCTACTCAAATTCTGCAAGATTTTGCATCTCTTGGACAAAATGGTACAAGAGCTTTCACCAAGCTGCCCCAGGACTGGCCAAGCAGCCCGTCTCTAGTGTTTTCCAAGATTTAATTTGTGATTTaggagcagcagaaacaccAGAGGCTGCCGAGACCCAACAGCTGAGCAAAGCCTTGCAGGGTTAGAGACCCGTTATCCTGATGTCAGGGTGGACATTACACTCAAAATCTTGGTATGGGAACAAGGTGAAGGTTCCAGATCTATAGAGCTAAAATTCACTGTTTGGCTGACTGGTGTTTTAAGCATCTTACAGCCCAAACTATCTTGTGAATGCAGAAAAACCTCATTAATAAGATGGTTTAAGATGCAACGTCTCCTGCATCCCTCTGGTTTCTCATCCTGACCACCCTGAAGCAGAGAGGGGGACACTCGGCCACACGTCCTGGGGATCCTGCGGATGCTGCAGGAGAAGGTGGGATTTTCACAGCGGGATTTCTGCCATTTGACGTGGTTTTGATACTCACGGCTGCTCCCCGCTCCAGCTGGAAAGGTCCAAAGGTCCGAGGGGTCTTCTCCCATGCGACATCTACCTGTGTGTCCAGAGCTTTGTCCTTCGCAGTGTTCACAGAGCTGGggataataataaaataaaataaaataaaataaaataaaataaaataaaataaaataaaataaaataaaataaaataaaataaaatagtccTGATCTCCAGGGAGGTGTCAGACCAAGTGATGCTCAGCCCAGAGGGGTCACGACACCCTCCACTGCCAGATCACAATATAAccaatatgttttttaaattaatgacaCCAGAAGGTGTTATTTGAACAATACCAACTCAAAAACGTTGCTTTCTGTAGTTTCACACatcctaaaaaaccccaaaagatgGTTTATTGATGTTCCTCTACTGCAGGTGTGATATCTCTATtctaaaacctctttttttccagcgTAGCTCTTCTTGGAAGCGTTCAGCCCTCAGTGCAGCTTGCACGCAATGAGAAATCCAGCACGCCCTTTTCTCAGTTTACACTGAtgttcagaatgaaaaaaaaaaaaaaaaagagcagcattaatttttgttttgaggtatctgcctttatttttcaaCCAGCAACTCCAGCCACACTTTGCTCCCAAAGCTGAGAGGTTGTTGCACCCGCTGCAGTTCCTGCCAGGAAAGGACAAAACACACCTCTTTgtctgctcaaaaaaaaaaaaaaaaagggaaagaccCTAATTTTATCCACCTAACACTCAGCATTTCACACCAAAAGGTGTGTTTCTTCCCGCGAAGGTCACCGGGATGAATCCACCACCCTCAGCCAGGAGCCGGGTACCTATATAGACAACCTCAGCCATTTAACTCATTATCCCAGAGCTCACCTGGGATTATTTCGGTAGTGATGGATGTGATTTGCataaatcaacaacaaaaaaattaaattcttcacTTGCATGGGATAAAAGTTCAGCGCTCTCTGTggattttcatttgcttttattgtgaAGTCTAGGATAGCTTTGTCAGGAGTGAAGATGGGCTGTAGATCCATAGGAAACAATTGGTGTAGGAGCTAAGAATTTAAACAATaattaaatcatttaaaaataataattaaataatttaaaatatcaggAATTATGACTTCAAGTTGTGTATGGTTAGCCTGGActatttaagattttaaaaaaataataaaataaaaatcataggGCAGAGCAAACTCAATAATCTAGATTTCATAGAACCTGAAGTCTCACCCAagaattgcattaaaaaaaaaaaaaaaaggcagtttaaagAATCATTTCAAGGGGAACTTGGTCAGAAATTGTTTAAACATCTGGCATTGCCCATTAATTTTTAAGAGGTTCTAGAGCTGATGCTGGGAAAACAACTGATCTAAATGGGCTCAGCCAACTGGAGAGGCGAGGTGATGGTTCTGATTTATTTATACGCTATTTCCCAGTGTCCTGAACAAGAACAAACCACTTAGCCAGCCAAGGCTTACtagcacttgaaaaaaaaaaaaaaagatgttttcatctaaaataaaaaggaacagaTATTCCCACCGATGTCCAATAGATGGTGACGATGTATAAGAAACCCTGATCAGTATTTTCCTATCGCCACTTATTCAACATTTTCCCCCCTCCAGCACCTGTTATGGCCATTTCGCATCTCTTAGGGCCAACACCAGAGCACAGGGGTGCAGAGAAGGAACCAAAATAAGTCATTTACCTATAAACAGGCATGGATTTTATTCATAAgtagaagaaacaaaacttctGATAAGGAAAAGGGTGTCTAAAGAATAGATATATTTGTGCACTGTCATGCCTTGCAAACAACAAGAGTCAGCTTCAGGCTGGTAACTTTAGAATCAAAAATGtaataagataaaaataaaatcataatcaaataaaataattaaaagaaaaaatagtaaaagaaaaataaaataataaaaataaaagcaataacaactagtataataaaatattaataaattaataataatattgattgtaataataataatgatggtTTCTAGGTGCCGACCAGGGTCAGGTCACtgtttgggttatttttcaCCATACTTAGAGGATATTTTCCCCACTCTTGACAAAGTAGCTGAGATCAAGTGGTTGCGGGTGGAAAATCCTCATCCCGAACCCAACCAAACACCCTCCCTCCTGGACCATcctctccatgtcccctcccagaGGAGCCTGGGGAGATGATGACATTATCTTACCTTCTAGTGACGAACTcctgaagaaatagaaaagttttttgtggggaggggggaataTTGTGGTTACTGTTCCCCCGGTGGTATTGAATTCTCAGAGCAACTCAAAGTTTTTGCTCAGAATATGGTGAAAGGGGGCAGCTGCATTTTCTGGCAAGACTTCTTGCATGAGAAATaaagatttctattttttttttttttatttttgttgttatttcagcatgtgttgtttctttttttcttttaattccttttccCCACTGCCTCACGCCAAAGTGCAAATCTCAGGATGCCAACTCTACTGATAATAttattgtctttgtttttaacaaaccgCTGTGGGCATAAATTAGAAATCTAATTAGAGCTTTGTTTCAAGGCTTGGAAAGGGAGAAATCGTAGAGGGAAAATGAAAGGAGCAAGGTGTATGATTTCCTAAAAAGAAGGGACAAAGATCAATTTAACCCTGCAATTCACCTCAGCAGCCTGGCTTCAAAGACAGATCTaagattttgtatttcattcacTTGGCTTATTCACCATCGCCAATTACCCCTAAATGCATTAAAACTTCCAAGTTTATCCATTTGGATCTTGTGTTTCCAGCCTTCCAAGGAAGAGTTTTtcacagcagctgcctcccagcccATAAATCACTGAGACCCCCAGTGCCCAACACCACCCATtgaatttttcagcatttctctggtatagacatttttttctactaaaaCCAACAATATTTCCCATGTCCATTTACTGAGCAGCTAAACTGAGGCTAGAggacaacaagaaaaaaaaacagtaacGCAGATGTGTTGTCATACATGTTTAATATAAGAATATATTGCATCATAGATAAATATATTGTATAACATAGATatttaatattgtatttttatagaTACACACTCACATCTATGTATATGTGTGGATAACTTGCCATTCATAGGACCAGAGATCTCCTAGATGTCCCTTCTGATCAAAAATTATCCTGTGATGTCCCACTTCACAGGCACATCAGGTTGCCCATGGCCTCGTCCAAGCAAGTTTTGAATGCGTCCATGGGTGGAAGCTCCACAGCCTCAGAGATAAATCCCGTGTTGGGTTTTATTGAGCAGGGTTCAGAACCTGACCGTGATTCTTTCTGCTGTTCTCCTCAGAGCATCCTTCACCTCCTGGCTCCTCaggctgtagatgagggggttcagcATGGGGATCACCACCACGTAGAAGACAGAGACCACCTTGTCGGTGTCCAGGGAGTAACTAGAGCTGGGGCGTAAATACATGAAGATCGTTGTCCCATACAATACGGTCACTGCTGTCAGGTGGGACGCACAGGTGGAGAAGGCTTTTTGCCTGCCTTCGGCTGAACGGATCCTCAGGATGGCAAAGGAGATGGAGATGTAGGAGACCAGAATAGTGGAGATGGTGATGAGCTCAATGACACCAGCCAGGGAGAAGAGGATCATCTCATTGATGTAGGTGCTGGCACACGACAGAGCCAGGAGGGGAGGAACGTCGCAGAAAAAGTGGTTGATGATATTGGAGCTGCAGAAAGGCAGTCTGATGATGAAGGTCATCTGTATGATGGAACTGAGGACACCCCCCATGTAAGACCCCACCACCAGCTACAGGCACAACCTCCGAGTCATAACAGAGGAGTAGAGCAGGGGGTTACAAATGGCCATGTACCAGTCATACGCCATGACGGCCAGCAGGAAACACTCTGTCACGAAGACGATGTAGAAGAAGGCTTGGTCCATGCAGCCAGCAAAGGAAATGGTCTTCCTCTCTGATAGAAAGTTCACCAAGGTCCTGGGGGCAATCACGGAGAAGCAGATGTCAACAACGGAGAGGCTGctgaggaagaagtacatggacGTGTGGAGCCGAGGGTCACCTCAGATGACTATGATTATCCCCGTGTTGCCCAGAAGGGTGATGGTGTAGATGAGCAGCAACAGCACAAAGAGCTGCCTTCATTTCCACTCGGTCGCTCAGGCCCTCGAGAATGAACTCAGCCACCCAGGTGCGATTCTGCTCTGCCATCCAGGGCTTCGCATCTactgaggaaggagaaagccTGAAAATATAGGACAGTGGAAACCAtgtctttatttatttgaacTGAAATGGGATAAGGTTATAATTTACACCCAGACAAGGTACCCAGAACATTGATTTCTAGGGAGCTGGAAGGGGATGGAGTCCACATAACCATCTGCTCTGAGCTCGTCCAAGGAACGAGGAGGTCCCTTCTGAATGCTGAGCTTCCCAGCGTTCCCAAACACCTTCCCCACCCACAGCAAGTCACGGAGGGTCTCTCGCTTTCTGACTCGGGTCACTCCTTCAGGCAGGTCCACTTGTACCTCAGAATCCCATTTTGGTACCTGCACTTCAATGAGACCAACAGATACAGCAGCAAAAAGGGTTTCAGGCGACACAGACCAAATCACCAGTTCTGCCCTTGACCTCCTGTGATTAAGTTTTTCTCCAGATTTGTTTCTACTCCTCCCTATTTCAAACTGATCATGACAACATGCCCAGAAGACGACGTCTCTGCTTATAATGGTAATAGTTTggtataaatataaaaatattgcaaatgtaaaaatatttttcgtttgttttggaaaagacACTGTGGTAATAAAAAGAGTCTGTAATTTGttgggaggtggggagggaggtgtTGCATGGTCCTAAAACTCATTCAGAACATGACGAGTTTTATATTACAGTCTTGGAAACCACAGGCAGATGAAAGCCAGGGAGATCATGCGCAAAATTTGTGTCAGAAGCTGTTATTTCAAATTGGGGTGAGCATCCAGCATTTCCTTGGTACAATTTAGAGAATATACAAATAAGAGAGTAAACACCATAAAATCTGTCGTGATTTCCCCATGACTTTCAGAGCAAAGGTGTTACCCACAGTGTTATGATCTCCTGCACAAAAAGCTGATGTGGGTTTAACAAATGATGAATCAACCCTTTAATAAATGAGTCTCTGTTTATAGGGAAAAACAGGCACCATGAAACATCATGATCTGGTCATATTAATCATGCCTTATATTTCCAGAAGTGGTCTGGGAGATGAAacctgattttcagaa
Above is a window of Caloenas nicobarica isolate bCalNic1 chromosome 5, bCalNic1.hap1, whole genome shotgun sequence DNA encoding:
- the LOC135989840 gene encoding olfactory receptor 8U3-like; translated protein: MMEDNYTFVSEFILLGFTTREDLQVTCFVLFLAIYVVTLAGNLGVIIIIRIDSHLHTPMYFFLSHLSLLDICYSSTIIPQTLLNFLVEKKVISFVGCAAQLFSFATCATAECYVLAAMAYDRYVAICNPLLYSVLMSQRLCVGMLAGAYLAGVVSSTIHTVSIFCLPFCGSRRINHFFCDGPPLLALSCSDTHINEAMVSAVVGFNVLGTTVFILISYLLVLSTILQLRFATGRHKAFSTCASHLVSVTLYYGSSLFMYLRPSSRHSFERGKVVSVLYSIAVPMLNPLIYSLRNADMKNSMRKAKGRVLSSLSIHGSWSAERRRLPCREMTDGENLTALSGFTLLGFSDAPELQTTVFTIFLSLYILMLLGNLTMILLINASPQLHAPMYFFLTHLPFIDFCLSTTIVPKALETFLTGRSHVSFWGCFAQMYLRYLQLFGALELTKEYVSLVMSGLLTDKKMQGYGELV
- the LOC135989841 gene encoding LOW QUALITY PROTEIN: olfactory receptor 5G9-like (The sequence of the model RefSeq protein was modified relative to this genomic sequence to represent the inferred CDS: inserted 2 bases in 1 codon; substituted 2 bases at 2 genomic stop codons), encoding MAEQNRTWVAEFILEGLSDRVEMKXQLFVLLLLIYTITLLGNTGIIIVIXGDPRLHTSMYFFLSSLSVVDICFSVIAPRTLVNFLSERKTISFAGCMDQAFFYIVFVTECFLLAVMAYDWYMAICNPLLYSSVMTRRLCLXLVVGSYMGGVLSSIIQMTFIIRLPFCSSNIINHFFCDVPPLLALSCASTYINEMILFSLAGVIELITISTILVSYISISFAILRIRSAEGRQKAFSTCASHLTAVTVLYGTTIFMYLRPSSSYSLDTDKVVSVFYVVVIPMLNPLIYSLRSQEVKDALRRTAERITVRF